The DNA sequence TGATGCAACTCAGGATGATTTTATCTTACGAATCACGATTATCTCTGGACTTTTGGTGGATGGTGGAAAACCAGTAGTGGCGATTCGAAAGATTCCAAAGGATAAGTACACACTTGAGAATCTTGAAAAGGCTGGAATGTTTAAGCACAGAGCATCCGGCAGAACTATCAAGTTGGATCGTTCTGGTATTAAGAAGTATTTTTCTGAGGATAATACAGATTTCAATACCCTTATGAATCAGATGATTCGATCAAAAGGGATTCTTTTTACCGGTAAGGGAGCAAGTGGTAAGACAACTCTTATGAATGCCATGATTGCTGAAATCCCATTTGATGAGTCGGTGATGATTTGCCAGGAAAATGCAGAGTTATTTGACCTTGTGCATCCAGACTTATTTAGTTGTCATGTAATGACCAATCAGGGTGATTCAAAGATTAGCTATGAGCTTGGTGATTTAACAAGAGCAGCACTTCTTGTTGACCTTGACCGTGTGATTGTAGGTGAAGTAAAGGAAGGTTCAGAAGCAGCTGGTCTTTCAAAGGCATCTATGACAGGACATAAGTGTTGGACTTCTGTTCACGGAGAAAGTTGTGAGATGGCAGTAGATAAGATGGCAGATTATATCAGCCAGGCTACTGGATATTCCACAAGAGATTCTTTAAAGCAGTTACAGGGTTTTGAGTATGTAGTGCATCTTCGTAACTTTATGGTAGATGAGATTATCAGAATCGCTGGCTGGGATAAGGAAAGAGAAGCTTTGATTTTTGAGACTGTATATCCTTTTGTGGCGAAAGGAGTAGGAGATGAGAAAACGAGTTGTTAGTTTGGCACTTATTACAGCAATGGCATTTTCATTAACTGGATGCGGAATGTTTAATACGCTTCTTGGTTTGTCAAATGATAAGCCTACAAGCTTTAAGGATGTAAATGATCTTGAAAGTGGAAATGCTTATGTATGGCATCATGAGGGCGGAAAGATAGAAGAGGATCTTAAGAAGGCCAGTGATAAGAATGTATTTTTTACCTGCATTACTGGGAATTACAACTTTAAGAAAAAGGAACTGGAGGAAGTAACAGAATATCCAAGAAGCATTTGGATTGATACATCTACGGATTCAAAGATTCCAACAGTGATGGCAGGAGATTATCTTTTATACGTGCATGATGAGACGGTACCGGAATCCATTGTCTTTGAACGATTTGCTGATTACGGATATACGATTGGTATTTCTAATATGCAAGCAGATATGGGAGGACATTATTATCTGATGTTTGCTGATGTTGAGGACGATGATTACAAGTACTTCATTGACATGGAGTCAGATGCATCGGAGCTTACAAAGCTTGGTGTTATCTCAAAGCTTTACCTTGATAAGGTAGGGAATATGAGAGTAGATAAGGATTCGGTATCGGATGGTGGAACTGTTCTTAATCTTAAAAAGGACAAGACATACACCTGCGAGTTTTACACAGGAACTTATTATCAAGATTTTAGCTTAAAGGCCAATATCCATAGTTTTGGAAGCTTTGAGAGATTTGTAAGTTACGATTACGAGTTTATGCATAGCAATGTAATTGCGATTAAGATTCCAGATTACTTTGTCAGTGGATATTACTTTGTAAATGGTGTAGGGCTTTTTAGGTATGTATCTGATACTGATGCAAAGGCATATAACGGAGAAGCTTATGATCCAAACATCAACTGGAACGAGCCTATGATTCTTTATAACGAAGATGGAACCGTTTTATATGATCCAAGTGATCCTGATAGCAACAAGCCAAACATCGATGATATCTCAGACCCAGGAGATTATGGGGATGTGGATATAAATGTGCCAATAGAAGTAGAAGAAAAGGAGGAAGATGCAAGTGGAGGTAGTAGTTAAGATGATTCCCTGGGCGCTCATATTTCTCTTTGCATTTCTCTTTATGTTTATTGTTCATAAGAGATTTGTTGAGAACAATGTCTGGGGAAAACTTGTAAAGAAATATAAGGATAATGTGGATGCAAAGGTGTTATCGGAAGCCGAGTTCGTAACGAGATTTGGTGCCATTGAGAATAATTCCCTTTTGTATAAGCTTGATCGAATGATGCTTGTCAGTGGTATTAAGAACAGATTTAAGTTTGCAAATGGCGAAACGTTCTTAGGAGCGCTGATTCTAGCTGCGATTGCAGGTTTCTTTGAGGGGACGATTCTCTTTCAAAATGGATTGGTTGGTATCTTTTTAGCTTGTGCCCAGGCAGTAGTTCTTTATGGAATTGTCATGGCACTTGCAGGAAAGACTTACAACCAGATTGAGGATAACACAGCGATTTTTATATCCATCTTATCTAATCATGCAAAGGGTAGCAGTGATATCGTAACAATCTTTCAGAATACGATTCCGTCTCTATCTGGTCCACTTAAGCGAATTGCAGAGAAGTTTGTGATGGACGCAGAAGCAACGGGAAATGTAGATATTGCTTTTGATTATATGAAAGAGTCGGTAGACAACAGACAGTTGCAGACCATCATTGTAAACCTAAAAAACTGTATGCATTATCAGGCAAATTATGAAGAGGTGTTAGCTCAGATGATGAGCCAGGTGGCAGCAGGATTATCAGCGCGAGAAGACAGAAAGAATATTCTGTTTTCCATGAAGATGACACTTGTTGTTATCAGTATCATGGCGGTAGTTATCGTTCTTATTATTGGAGCGGGTCTTGATATTGATGTAGCAGGAAGTTTGACAGGAACAATTGTAGGACAGATTTTACTTCTGATTACTGGCCTTTTATATCTGATGGTCGGTATCAAGATGTTTAAGACAGACAAGTAAGAAAGGAGGACGATGGATTGATTAAGATTTTATATGCATTATTGTTTATCATTGCATTTTCTCTTGCCCAGGGCATTGTATATCTCATCAGAGGTACAACCCCAGCAAAGGAAGCAAAGAAGACAATCAATAAGGTGAAGAGTTCATCTGTATTAACAAGGTTTGTCGCTGAGAAGCAGATTGAGCTTAAGAAGATGGGAGCCGGAGTTCTCCTTAAAGATCAGATGACAGTAAGTCAGTGGTACATGTTTAAAGCTTTAATGGCAGCAGCATTTGGAATGATTACATTCTTTATCATAAGTGGAGTTATGAATTCAGCTGTTGGTAAACCATTAACAGTTGTGGCAGGAGTACTTGGCTGGTTCTTCTTAGATGTGATTTTAAGATTACAGAACAAGTCATCTAATGACGAGATGATGCCTGACATCATGGAAATGAGTAGATCCGTGCTCTATGGAAAACGGGGCGGTCAGTACATTGCAGATGCACTTAAGGATTCTGTAATCGTAGTTGAGAATAAGCGTCTTAAGACAGCGCTTATGAAGCTTCGAAGTGAGCTTGATTCTGGAAGATCCTTAGATAGCTGTCTTTATGAGCTTGAGATGAGCTTTTCCAATGGTGAGATTAGTTCGTTCTGTACTGTCATTAAGTCCTTGCAGTCAACAGGTCAGGTAGATGAAGCGCTTCGTACACTAGAAAGTAACATTGAAAGAGAGCAGGTCAGTGTAAATAAGAGACGTTGTATTGTACTTGAGCAGAAGACAATGCTTTATGTAGTATTTATCGCTATGGATATCTTAGCCATGATACTTTATTGCATTGTTATGAAGTTATTAGAGCTTCAGATTGGATTTTAAGGAGGTGGCAGCATGAAGTTATTAAAGAAAAAGCGCAAAGCCTCCGTCATTGAAAACACGCTTGTGATGTTTATCAATCTGGTTTTAGTCTGTGCATTCCTTGTGATTATCTTTGGTGCCTTTTCTGGCATCAGTGATAAGTGGGGAATGAGACAGGTGGCAAGAGAGTACATGCTGATTATGGAGACAGAAGGATATCTTAAGCCAGCAGATCAGGCAGCACTTAAGGCAGAGCTTGAAGGTTATGGACTGTACAATATCAGTTTTTCGGGAACCACAACCAGTGAAGTGAATTATGGAGACAGAATTTATCTTTGTATCAGTGGAACCTATGATGACAATATTTTATCTTTTGCCGGAGCTATATCTAAGTATACGACTCATCCAAGTACCATTACGATAAAACGCCAGACAACGGCGAAGCAGTAAGGCGGTGGTATTGTGAAGAAACTGATTAAAAGAAAGAAGCAGGCGACAGGAGCTTTTGGATATTTGTTTATGTTCATGACGGTGTTGATTGTAGCAATTATCACTTTATATATGGCGCAGGTAAGTAAGCTTATGACTCATCAGCATCATGTGGATGATTCGTTAGCAGATGCAGTTTTAGCAAGTCTTGTAGCAGATGATGTGTACTATTTTGAAACTTATGAGCTTACAGGTACACCAGTTGTAAGATTTAGAGATAAGGATAAATCTTATGCAATCTTTAAGGATTGTATGAATGATTCGGTATCAGAAACAGATGGATTCTATTACAACTTTGGTTTTGATACCTTTATCTGTTATGAGGTGGAAGGTAATATCGTAAAGGCTACGGAGTATTCTGGTAATGGCGGTTATAAAAGGACATGGACTGCAAGGATTGGCTCTGAAAGAACTCCCACTGGAGAAGTGGTAAAAGAAACATCAGCCTATGGCAGGGTAAGATTTGGAATCAAGAGCATTATTAATGGAAATTTGATAACAAAAACCAAAGACATTTATTGTACTTTGGA is a window from the Roseburia sp. 499 genome containing:
- a CDS encoding ATPase, T2SS/T4P/T4SS family, translated to MNREMKEYADLARLLETEFHERQDAGILANLNKKNIEGLHVTREKILSDMRRQLTEYQDEEGNELTSEEKDLVIDLIKKELWGYGIIDDLIHDKGISDIKLYGPSRVRTKRTGKREEAAVTFADDAAYKMFVTKLLERNKVNLGTANAIQTFTDATQDDFILRITIISGLLVDGGKPVVAIRKIPKDKYTLENLEKAGMFKHRASGRTIKLDRSGIKKYFSEDNTDFNTLMNQMIRSKGILFTGKGASGKTTLMNAMIAEIPFDESVMICQENAELFDLVHPDLFSCHVMTNQGDSKISYELGDLTRAALLVDLDRVIVGEVKEGSEAAGLSKASMTGHKCWTSVHGESCEMAVDKMADYISQATGYSTRDSLKQLQGFEYVVHLRNFMVDEIIRIAGWDKEREALIFETVYPFVAKGVGDEKTSC
- a CDS encoding type II secretion system F family protein; the encoded protein is MIKILYALLFIIAFSLAQGIVYLIRGTTPAKEAKKTINKVKSSSVLTRFVAEKQIELKKMGAGVLLKDQMTVSQWYMFKALMAAAFGMITFFIISGVMNSAVGKPLTVVAGVLGWFFLDVILRLQNKSSNDEMMPDIMEMSRSVLYGKRGGQYIADALKDSVIVVENKRLKTALMKLRSELDSGRSLDSCLYELEMSFSNGEISSFCTVIKSLQSTGQVDEALRTLESNIEREQVSVNKRRCIVLEQKTMLYVVFIAMDILAMILYCIVMKLLELQIGF